The DNA segment TAATATAGATCAGAACAATATCATAGCAAATTCTAAAATCGAAGACGCGATGTATCTTCTCCTCATAAGAAGAACAGCTGGAATTGATAAAATCAGACAAAATCTACGCGGTTCTCAAGGTCCGATAAAAATTCTTTCCATAAATCATCCGGAAAAGCCGCGTAAAATCAACAATATCAACGGATATGTAATCCGAGAGATTCAACTTCAAGTGGATTCCAAGACGATCATCATCGATGAAATTAAGCTCATTATAGAACATAAAAATCAATTTAAAGTTTGTACGTACGGAACATGAAAAATAAAACAATTAAAATCTTATTCTTATTCTCCATCTCGATCCTGATAAATCCGATCTTCGGACAGGCGACTGGAAAAGTAAAAGGAAAAATCGTAGATTCGGAATCGGGAGATCCGGTTTTTGGAACGGTCGTCATCGTTCGATCCATCAAGGCTGCGACAAGAACGGACTTCGACGGTAAATACGAATTAAATCTGCCCTCGGGCGAACATACCGTCGAATTTCAAATGATCGGCTATGCAACACAGTTCAAAAAAATCACAGTCAATTCAGGATCACAGGTTTCGGTTAACGTGGTTATGGGAGCTCAAGTCCTCGATACAGTCGAAGTAAAAGGTAGAGGACTTGAAAATTCCGAATCCGCGTTACTAGCTTTACAAAGAAAAAGCGGCGTCGTATCGGATGGCATCAGCGAAGAATCCATCAAAAAAAGTCCGGATTCATCCGCGGGAGACGTTTTGCGAAGAGTAACCGGAATCACTCTTGTGGGCGGGAAATTCATTTTTGTAAGAGGTCTTGGCGAAAGATATTCGAACACAATTCTAAACGATTCGTTTATTCCTTCTCCCGAACCCGATAAAAGGATCGTTCCCTTGGATTTGTTTCCGGCAGGGGTAATCAAAAACATTCGTGTCATCAAAACGGCATCGGCGGAGGACTCTGCGGAATTTTCTGGCGGAATCGTAAAAATCGAAACCAAGGAATATCCCGATAACCTGCAGCTTTCCGTTTCCTTAGGTGTAGGTAAGAACACCCAAGTGATGGGGCATAAATTTAAAACATTCAATCAGGGCGACTTGAATAATCAATTCGGCCTAGTTTCGAAAAAACAAGAACTACCGGACATGATCAACGGACTTCCTAAAGCGATTCCGTTTGTAGAGGGAGATCGTTTTGGCGGGCTTACGACTAACGGGATGAAGGCGGGTTCCATAAGCTTCAACCAGGAATGGTCTCCCAAAGAAGAGGATTCGCCTTATAATAAAACCTTTAGCGTATCGGCGGGAAATTCATTTAAGTCCGAAAGATGGGGAAGATTTGGAGTTTTAGCGGGAACTACCTATAACAGAAGTTATAACTATAGAGAAGAGACAAACGCACGTTTTCAGGCGACAAACCCGATTTCAATCTATGCAAAGGATTCGAATGTTCTCCGTCCGTTAAATCAGAATAATCAAAAAATATATACGGAAGAAGTTCTCTGGGGAAACAACTTAAACCTCGCTTACGAACCGAAAATAGGACAGCAGCTTTATATCAAAACCCTCTATTCGGCGCAATCGGACAAAACCGTAAGAGAAGGTGACGGCGCAAATTATATCGACAATTTCAATTTTAAATCAACCAACCTGAGTTATATCAGCCGAACGATTTTTAACAACACGTTAGGCGGTGATCATGAGATCCGGGCTTTTGGTGCAAGACCTCATAAACTCGAATGGAATTTTAATTACGCTCTTGCAGAAAGAAACGAACCGGATGCAAGAAACCAAGCTTGGTCTCAGGGAGGAACCGATCTCGCAGCAGGATTTCGCAGATTGGGAAACAACCCTGACGGAACGAGATACTTTTCGAACACCGAAGATACCGTCAGAAGTCAGTCTTTAAAATACGAAATTCCCTTTAACCAATGGGACGGTTTACAAAGTAAATTGAAATTCGGATTCAGCAATCTTGATAGATTTAAACATTTTGAATTTAGAGAATTTGCCCAAAGAAATTTTGCAGGCAGCGATCGCGATTCCTCTTACCCGATTCCGGGTGAAATTCTATACAACCCTCTGACTTATGCAACAGGAGGTCGGAAAATATTCGAACGTGCATCCGGAAATAACGCGTATGACGCATCTCAAAGTCTGCAAGCGGCATTTTTACAAGCGGAAATCCCCATTCTCGCAAAGTTAAAAACAATTTTCGGAGTTCGATATGAGGACAGTTATCAAAAAACGAAAACATACGATTTAAAAAATAGCTGGAACGGGTTTAACGCAAACTACGGTTGTAATACGAATTCGGAAGAAGAAAGGCTACTTTTAGTAAGATCTAACGTCTGCGACGTAAACAACTTAGGAATCGGAGAACTGAGAACAAAAGACAAATTACCTTCCGCAAACGTAGCATGGGAAATTGCAAAGGATATGAATCTAAGATTGGCTTATTCGCAGACATTGACCAGACCGGACCTTCGGGAATTGTCTCCATTCGGATTTTCGGCTTTTTTTCAAGCGGATCGAATTTTCGGAAACGCAAGCCTTCAAAGAACATACATTCACAACTACGACGTTCGCTGGGAATACTATCTCACCAATACGGACTATATCGGAATCGGAGGATTTTATAAAAATCTATCAAACCCGATCGAGCTCATCGGATTACCCGTTGCGGGAAGTGCCAGCTTAGTGTATAAATTTGCAAACGCTCAACAGGCCACAATTCGCGGTATCGAATTGGATTATCGTAAGGAATTGCTCTGGTGGCTTCGAGTGGAAGCGAACGTATTTTTTATCAAATCAAGAGTGGATGTATTGGATGCAAATATCTACGGCTTTATTGCATCCGGACAAGTGGATCCAATTTCGAATTACGCAGCATACGCTCCCACAAATTTGAATCGTCCACTACAAGGGCAATCCAACTTTGTTTCCAATGTGAGAATCGACGTATTTACTTCGAGATCCAAAAAGCATAACATCGGCTTTTACTATAACTATTTTAGCGACCGAATCGCGTTAGTGGGTTCGGATGGCGTTCCCGATGCGATTCAAAAAGGAACCGGAACTTCGGATATCGTTTATACGTATAAACACAACGATCGTTTCGACCTGAGAGGCGCGGTAAGAAACGTAATGAACAGTCAATTCAAAATTACTCAAACGGATCCGTTTACCGGACAGGAATATGTATTCCAAAAATACAGAACGGGTTTGGATGTTTCCTTCTCGGCTACATATAAACTGTAATTTAACAACCCGAATCCGTAAATAATCCGGATTCGGGTTTTTTCTCCCAAAATCAAAACGACGAAAGATCTACACTCCGTATTTGGTTGTCAGCTTGATATCAATCGAATCAAAAATGAAATTCAAATTCCATTTCGTATTATTAGCCAAAAAACTGTCTCAAATTTCGGATGAATTTATGATTGCTTAAAATCAAAATTATAAACCTTTTGCTTTTCAAAAAGTCACAATTGGATTTCGAACAATGCACCGTAAGTCTCTAACCCGTAACCTTTTTGTAATCCTGCAGTAACAATTCTCACTTATATTACAGAAACATTTTACTCGGAGATATCGATGAAATTTTCCTCAATAAAAAAAGAATTTAAATGGGTAGCAACGGCGCTCATCCTTTCGGGAATCATTTCCCTTTCCACTACTGCAATTTTAGCTCAAGACAAGATTTCAGAACCGAACAAAACAGAAACGACGAGCACTTCTGCATCCGAAGAGACAAAGAATGAAACGGCACCAGCCGCTCCCAAAGCGGAAAAGAGTTGGGGATTTGTCGATCTTTTTCTTCTCGGCGGATGGACGATGTATCCCCTCGCTCTGTCTTCTATCGTCGCATTAGGAATTATCTTTGAAAGAATTTATTTCTTAGGAACAGCAAAACTACTTCCAAAAGGATACAATATCGACCTTGGAGACGTAATGGATGCAAAAGGTTTGGATGCAGTTCAGGGATTTCTAGACGAAAGAAAAGACTATAAGATCACTCAGGTTTTAGCGGGTGGAATCGACGTATCCTCCGGCGACGCGGAAATATTCGCAAAGGGCGTGGAAAGAGAAGCCGCCGAAGTCATTACGGTTCTGGAAAGAGGTCTCGTGATCTTAGCTGCGGTATCTACAATTGCTCCTCTGATCGGATTTTTGGGAACCGTATCCGGTATGATCAATGCATTCGACGCCATCGCGAACGCGGATCAGGTAAATGCAAAAGTGGTTGCAGGCGGGATTAAAGAAGCCTTAATCACCACCGCTGCCGGATTGATAGTCGCAATTCCAGCGATGACCTTTCATCAATATCTTACTTCCAGAATCGACGGCTTTACCTCCGAAATCGAAGAAGCAGCAAACAGAATCTATAAAGAATTCTTAAAAAGAAATTCTAAAAAAGTATAATCTATTTTCCTAATAAAGGCATAGTATGATCCAATTAAAAAAGAAACGCGCATTGGAAGAAATATCCGCGTCATCGATGTCGGATATCGCCTTTCTTCTTTTGGTGTTTTTCATGGTCACAGCCGTTTTCTTTGTAAAGGAAGGTCTGAATATTCAACTTCCAAAAAAGAATTCCAATCCAACCTTGGTTCTAAGAGAAAATATCTACGAGATCTTAATCGCAGGCGAAGTGGTTAAGATGAAAAACAAATCCATTGGAACAAAGGATTACAGAAACCTAATCGATTTTCGGGAACAACTCAACCTCATGGACATTCCCGATATCGAAAACAAAGTCGCTTTGATCAAAACGACGGGTGAAACCAAATACGGAAACATGTTGGATGCCCTTTCTGCAGTGCAGATCAGGGGCTTTAAACAGATCTCCGTAAAAAGGTTAAAATAAATATGGGCTTAAAAAAGAAAAAAAATCCACCCTCAATTCCAGTCAGCTCGATGGCCGACATCGCCTTTTTACTTTTGGTTTTTTTTATGGTCACTTCCGTCCTGGATACCGATCCGGATCTACCGATCGCGTTGCCGGACGTGCCCGGCGGAGAACAATTAAATAAGAAAATTGCGAATCTATATCTAAGCGCAGACAAAAATAAAACGGTTTATTTCAACCAGGTAAAAATGCCTTTAAACACGGCGATCAATAACGTCAGAGCCAAGTTAACCACAACTCCTGACTTAAAAGTTTTAGTTCATGCGGATAAGGATTTATCATACGCGGAATTGGACAATGCTTTCGAGCTATTAAAGGAAGCGGGCGCGTTAAAAATATCCCTTGTAACAAAGACAACCCAGGGTGGAGGTCTTTGATCGATGGAACAAGTCAACTCCTTGATTACGGCTCTTAAAAAAAGCAAACTGAGAAGATTCAT comes from the Leptospira sp. WS92.C1 genome and includes:
- a CDS encoding ExbD/TolR family protein, giving the protein MIQLKKKRALEEISASSMSDIAFLLLVFFMVTAVFFVKEGLNIQLPKKNSNPTLVLRENIYEILIAGEVVKMKNKSIGTKDYRNLIDFREQLNLMDIPDIENKVALIKTTGETKYGNMLDALSAVQIRGFKQISVKRLK
- a CDS encoding MotA/TolQ/ExbB proton channel family protein, which translates into the protein MKFSSIKKEFKWVATALILSGIISLSTTAILAQDKISEPNKTETTSTSASEETKNETAPAAPKAEKSWGFVDLFLLGGWTMYPLALSSIVALGIIFERIYFLGTAKLLPKGYNIDLGDVMDAKGLDAVQGFLDERKDYKITQVLAGGIDVSSGDAEIFAKGVEREAAEVITVLERGLVILAAVSTIAPLIGFLGTVSGMINAFDAIANADQVNAKVVAGGIKEALITTAAGLIVAIPAMTFHQYLTSRIDGFTSEIEEAANRIYKEFLKRNSKKV
- a CDS encoding ExbD/TolR family protein, with product MGLKKKKNPPSIPVSSMADIAFLLLVFFMVTSVLDTDPDLPIALPDVPGGEQLNKKIANLYLSADKNKTVYFNQVKMPLNTAINNVRAKLTTTPDLKVLVHADKDLSYAELDNAFELLKEAGALKISLVTKTTQGGGL
- a CDS encoding TonB-dependent receptor gives rise to the protein MKNKTIKILFLFSISILINPIFGQATGKVKGKIVDSESGDPVFGTVVIVRSIKAATRTDFDGKYELNLPSGEHTVEFQMIGYATQFKKITVNSGSQVSVNVVMGAQVLDTVEVKGRGLENSESALLALQRKSGVVSDGISEESIKKSPDSSAGDVLRRVTGITLVGGKFIFVRGLGERYSNTILNDSFIPSPEPDKRIVPLDLFPAGVIKNIRVIKTASAEDSAEFSGGIVKIETKEYPDNLQLSVSLGVGKNTQVMGHKFKTFNQGDLNNQFGLVSKKQELPDMINGLPKAIPFVEGDRFGGLTTNGMKAGSISFNQEWSPKEEDSPYNKTFSVSAGNSFKSERWGRFGVLAGTTYNRSYNYREETNARFQATNPISIYAKDSNVLRPLNQNNQKIYTEEVLWGNNLNLAYEPKIGQQLYIKTLYSAQSDKTVREGDGANYIDNFNFKSTNLSYISRTIFNNTLGGDHEIRAFGARPHKLEWNFNYALAERNEPDARNQAWSQGGTDLAAGFRRLGNNPDGTRYFSNTEDTVRSQSLKYEIPFNQWDGLQSKLKFGFSNLDRFKHFEFREFAQRNFAGSDRDSSYPIPGEILYNPLTYATGGRKIFERASGNNAYDASQSLQAAFLQAEIPILAKLKTIFGVRYEDSYQKTKTYDLKNSWNGFNANYGCNTNSEEERLLLVRSNVCDVNNLGIGELRTKDKLPSANVAWEIAKDMNLRLAYSQTLTRPDLRELSPFGFSAFFQADRIFGNASLQRTYIHNYDVRWEYYLTNTDYIGIGGFYKNLSNPIELIGLPVAGSASLVYKFANAQQATIRGIELDYRKELLWWLRVEANVFFIKSRVDVLDANIYGFIASGQVDPISNYAAYAPTNLNRPLQGQSNFVSNVRIDVFTSRSKKHNIGFYYNYFSDRIALVGSDGVPDAIQKGTGTSDIVYTYKHNDRFDLRGAVRNVMNSQFKITQTDPFTGQEYVFQKYRTGLDVSFSATYKL